A genomic region of Tsukamurella pulmonis contains the following coding sequences:
- a CDS encoding sugar porter family MFS transporter — MKPLVIRSAVVASLGGLIFGFDTAVISGAEKQIQDRFGLGDAALGFVVTTALIGTIIGALVAGRPADRFGRKKALTVIGVLYVVGALGSAFAPNVELLMLFRFIGGLGVGASSVCAPIYTAEISPPKHRGRLVGLVQFNIVLGILVAYASNAVIRAVDDGPHAWRWMLGVMVVPSVLFLVLLATVPETPRWLAAHRRSAEARAVSERLCATIEESNAQMAEIEESLAAESEAQGVKFFTRRHRRVIMLAVAIAFFNQLSGINAILYYAPRVIEDAGASTNASYLMSIAVGVMNLVATMAALTVIDRLGRRRLMLVGSVGYLLSLGFLAVVMFVYEGRFDGTSSVLVLVGLMVFIASHAFGQGAVIWVFISEIFPNRIRGRGQALGSFTHWVFAAITTFAFPPIIGALGGGVAFSIFFVAMLGQLIWVIRVMPETKGIPLEEMESRLGLADGTRSELPEPKGR, encoded by the coding sequence ATGAAACCACTGGTGATCCGCAGCGCCGTGGTCGCGTCACTGGGCGGCCTCATCTTCGGCTTCGACACGGCCGTCATCTCCGGCGCGGAGAAACAGATCCAGGACCGGTTCGGGCTCGGCGACGCCGCGCTGGGGTTCGTCGTGACGACGGCGCTCATCGGCACCATCATCGGCGCGCTGGTCGCGGGGCGCCCCGCCGACCGGTTCGGCCGCAAGAAGGCGCTGACCGTCATCGGCGTGCTGTACGTGGTGGGCGCGCTGGGCTCCGCGTTCGCGCCGAACGTCGAGCTGCTCATGCTGTTCCGGTTCATCGGCGGCCTCGGAGTCGGCGCCTCCAGCGTGTGCGCGCCGATCTACACCGCGGAGATCTCCCCGCCGAAGCACCGCGGGCGGCTCGTCGGGCTGGTGCAGTTCAACATCGTGCTCGGCATCCTCGTCGCGTACGCCTCGAACGCGGTCATCCGCGCCGTCGACGACGGGCCGCACGCGTGGCGCTGGATGCTCGGCGTGATGGTGGTCCCGTCGGTGCTCTTCCTCGTCCTGCTCGCGACGGTGCCCGAGACGCCCCGGTGGCTGGCGGCGCACCGTCGGAGCGCAGAGGCGCGGGCGGTCTCCGAACGGCTGTGCGCGACGATCGAGGAGTCGAACGCCCAGATGGCGGAGATCGAGGAATCGCTCGCCGCCGAGTCCGAGGCGCAGGGCGTGAAGTTCTTCACCCGGCGGCACCGCAGGGTGATCATGCTGGCCGTCGCGATCGCCTTCTTCAACCAGCTCTCCGGGATCAACGCGATCCTCTACTACGCGCCGCGCGTGATCGAGGACGCCGGCGCCAGCACCAACGCCTCGTACCTGATGTCGATCGCGGTGGGCGTGATGAACCTGGTCGCGACGATGGCGGCGCTGACCGTGATCGATCGACTGGGGCGGCGTCGGCTGATGCTCGTCGGATCCGTCGGGTACCTGCTCTCGCTGGGCTTCCTCGCCGTGGTCATGTTCGTCTACGAGGGCCGCTTCGACGGGACGTCGTCGGTGCTGGTGCTGGTCGGGCTCATGGTCTTCATCGCATCGCACGCGTTCGGCCAGGGCGCGGTGATCTGGGTGTTCATCTCGGAGATCTTCCCCAACCGCATCCGCGGCCGCGGCCAGGCGCTGGGCAGCTTCACGCACTGGGTGTTCGCGGCGATCACCACCTTCGCCTTCCCACCCATCATCGGCGCGCTCGGCGGCGGCGTAGCCTTCTCCATATTCTTCGTGGCGATGCTCGGTCAGCTGATCTGGGTGATCCGGGTGATGCCGGAGACCAAGGGCATCCCGCTCGAGGAGATGGAATCCAGACTGGGACTCGCGGACGGCACCCGCTCCGAACTCCCGGAGCCGAAGGGACGTTGA
- a CDS encoding PfkB family carbohydrate kinase, with translation MTDRTLCLGEALVDVVLRDGAEPSEHVGGSLFNVACGLAALGDPTSILSWWGRDVRGARIAETATRAGVEVVPGTDGAANTPLAYAHVDADGRASYEFDLTWEVPAVDSLERYGHLHTGSFAATLAPGADGVRDVAARIREHATVSYDPNIRPALMGTPAQVLPRVTEMIAMADVVKASDEDVAWLYPGEPVEDVMRRWIAAGPAMVVLTRGPWGAYALLAGNRDMLHVDQLTVEVGDTVGAGDSFMAGLVSGLLDAGYLGSRYAARRLRAAQWSDVQPALHRAVITSALTVGRAGAYAPSMDEVAAVRAQDPTLR, from the coding sequence ATGACCGACCGCACTCTGTGCCTGGGCGAGGCCCTCGTCGACGTCGTGCTTCGCGACGGTGCCGAGCCGAGTGAGCACGTGGGCGGGAGCCTGTTCAACGTCGCGTGCGGGCTGGCGGCGCTGGGCGATCCGACGTCGATCCTGTCCTGGTGGGGCCGCGACGTGCGGGGAGCGCGCATCGCCGAGACGGCGACGCGGGCCGGGGTCGAGGTGGTGCCCGGCACCGACGGCGCCGCGAACACGCCGCTCGCGTACGCGCACGTCGACGCGGACGGTCGCGCGAGCTACGAATTCGACCTCACCTGGGAGGTGCCGGCGGTCGACTCCCTGGAGCGCTACGGCCACCTGCACACCGGCAGCTTCGCCGCGACGCTCGCCCCGGGCGCCGACGGCGTGCGCGACGTGGCCGCCCGAATCCGCGAGCACGCCACCGTCTCCTACGACCCGAACATCCGGCCCGCCCTGATGGGGACGCCCGCGCAGGTACTGCCGCGGGTGACCGAGATGATCGCGATGGCCGACGTGGTCAAGGCCAGCGACGAGGACGTCGCATGGCTGTACCCCGGCGAGCCCGTCGAGGACGTGATGCGCCGGTGGATCGCTGCCGGGCCCGCGATGGTGGTGCTCACCCGCGGGCCGTGGGGCGCGTACGCGCTGCTCGCGGGGAACCGGGACATGCTGCACGTCGACCAGCTGACCGTCGAGGTGGGCGACACCGTCGGCGCCGGCGACTCCTTCATGGCCGGCCTCGTGTCCGGGCTGCTCGACGCCGGGTACCTCGGCTCGCGCTACGCCGCCCGACGGCTCCGGGCCGCGCAGTGGAGCGACGTGCAGCCCGCGCTGCACCGCGCCGTCATCACCTCCGCGCTGACCGTCGGCCGCGCCGGGGCCTACGCACCGTCGATGGACGAGGTCGCCGCCGTCCGCGCGCAGGACCCGACGCTGCGCTGA
- a CDS encoding adenylosuccinate synthase gives MPAIVLIGAQWGDEGKGKATDLLGEKLQWVVRYQGGNNAGHTVVLPNGDKFALHLIPSGILTPGVKNVIGNGVVVDPSVLLAELDGLEARDVDTSNLLLSADAHLLMPYHVAIDKVTERFLGNKKIGTTGRGIGPCYQDKIARVGVRAQDVLDESILTQKVEAALEFKNQVLTKIYNRRALDPRQVVDETLELAESFKHRIADTRLELNLALERGETVLLEGSQGTLLDVDHGTYPYVTSSNPTSGGASVGAGIGPTRITTVLGILKAYTTRVGSGPFPTELFDEWGEYLAKHGGEVGVTTGRARRCGWFDAVIARYATRVNGITDYFLTKLDVLSSIENVPICVAYEIDGVRYDEMPPNQTDFHHAKPIFETMPGWWEDISGCRTFEDLPKNAQDYVLRLEELSGAHISCIGVGPGRDETIVRRAIV, from the coding sequence ATGCCTGCGATCGTGCTGATCGGCGCCCAGTGGGGCGATGAAGGTAAGGGAAAGGCCACCGATCTGCTGGGGGAGAAGCTCCAGTGGGTGGTGCGCTACCAGGGCGGCAACAACGCCGGCCACACCGTCGTCCTCCCGAACGGCGACAAATTCGCACTGCACCTCATCCCGTCGGGCATCCTGACCCCGGGCGTGAAGAACGTCATCGGCAACGGCGTCGTGGTGGACCCGTCGGTCCTGCTCGCCGAGCTCGACGGCCTCGAGGCGCGCGACGTCGACACGTCGAACCTGCTGCTCTCGGCCGACGCGCACCTGCTCATGCCGTATCACGTGGCGATCGACAAGGTCACCGAGCGCTTCCTCGGCAACAAGAAGATCGGCACCACCGGCCGGGGCATCGGCCCCTGCTACCAGGACAAGATCGCCCGCGTCGGCGTGCGTGCGCAGGACGTGCTGGACGAGTCGATCCTCACTCAGAAGGTCGAGGCGGCACTGGAGTTCAAGAACCAGGTGCTCACCAAGATCTACAACCGCCGCGCGCTCGACCCGCGCCAGGTGGTCGACGAGACGCTGGAGCTGGCGGAGAGCTTCAAGCACCGCATCGCCGACACCCGGCTCGAGCTCAACCTCGCGCTGGAGCGCGGTGAGACCGTGCTGCTGGAGGGCTCGCAGGGCACCCTGCTCGACGTCGACCACGGCACCTACCCGTACGTCACCTCGTCGAACCCCACGTCGGGCGGCGCATCGGTGGGCGCGGGCATCGGCCCCACCCGCATCACGACGGTGCTGGGCATTCTCAAGGCGTACACCACCCGCGTCGGCTCGGGCCCGTTCCCGACGGAGCTCTTCGACGAGTGGGGCGAGTACCTCGCCAAGCACGGCGGCGAGGTGGGCGTGACCACCGGCCGCGCGCGCCGCTGCGGCTGGTTCGACGCCGTGATCGCCCGCTACGCGACCCGCGTGAACGGCATCACCGACTACTTCCTCACCAAGCTGGACGTGCTCAGCTCCATCGAGAACGTGCCGATCTGCGTGGCCTACGAGATCGACGGCGTGCGGTACGACGAGATGCCGCCCAACCAGACCGATTTCCATCACGCGAAGCCGATCTTCGAGACGATGCCCGGCTGGTGGGAGGACATCTCCGGCTGCCGCACCTTCGAGGACCTGCCGAAGAACGCGCAGGACTACGTGCTGCGGCTCGAGGAGCTCTCGGGCGCGCACATCTCGTGCATCGGCGTCGGCCCCGGCCGCGACGAGACGATCGTCCGCCGCGCCATCGTCTGA
- a CDS encoding FUSC family protein: MIQSRTKRLWNTKLPILQCAVAAGVAWYIANDVIGHVSPFFAPIAAIISLGLSLQQRLRRSLELVGGVTVGIGVGDLLISVIGTGPWQLALVVAIAMAVAVLADRGPLVPMQAASSAVLVATLIPPGSTGGWTRMLDALIGGLVGVVVAALIPNNPARRPRKDAAKVLDTMRRVVASVAAGLTDRDISSLEWALETARATQPDLDQLASDLAGGVEIARVSPLFWSARGRMDRLQAIADPLDNAVRNVRVLARRALASNQDGERIDPALVREVGKLADVFKIMRDVVLAEPGTQPDQAEAARVLRSAARRVNALPLHDQISEGESLNEVMIYGQLRSTIVDLLQVAGLSRTSAVAQMHDVPHPRRPLPAEPAAEPTADPAPKAEGLS, encoded by the coding sequence GTGATCCAGAGCCGCACCAAGCGGCTCTGGAACACCAAACTGCCGATCCTGCAGTGCGCCGTCGCCGCCGGGGTCGCCTGGTACATCGCGAACGACGTGATCGGCCACGTCTCGCCGTTCTTCGCCCCGATCGCCGCGATCATCTCGCTCGGCCTGTCCCTGCAGCAGCGGCTGCGCCGCTCGCTCGAGCTGGTCGGCGGCGTCACCGTCGGGATCGGCGTGGGCGATCTGCTGATCTCGGTGATCGGCACCGGCCCGTGGCAGCTGGCCCTCGTGGTGGCGATCGCCATGGCCGTCGCCGTGCTCGCCGACCGCGGCCCGCTCGTGCCGATGCAGGCGGCCTCGTCGGCGGTGCTGGTGGCGACGCTGATCCCGCCCGGTTCGACGGGCGGCTGGACCCGCATGCTCGACGCGCTCATCGGCGGCCTCGTCGGTGTGGTGGTCGCCGCTCTCATCCCGAACAACCCCGCCCGCCGGCCCCGCAAGGACGCCGCGAAGGTGCTCGACACCATGCGCCGCGTCGTCGCGTCGGTCGCGGCGGGGCTGACCGACCGCGACATCTCCTCGCTCGAATGGGCCCTGGAGACGGCGCGCGCCACCCAGCCGGACCTCGATCAGCTCGCCAGTGACCTCGCCGGCGGCGTGGAGATCGCGCGGGTCTCCCCGCTGTTCTGGAGCGCGCGCGGGCGCATGGACCGGCTGCAGGCGATCGCGGACCCGCTCGACAACGCGGTGCGCAACGTGCGCGTGCTGGCCCGGCGCGCGCTCGCCTCGAACCAGGACGGCGAACGGATCGATCCGGCGCTGGTGCGGGAGGTGGGCAAGCTCGCCGACGTCTTCAAGATCATGCGCGACGTGGTGCTCGCCGAGCCGGGGACGCAGCCCGATCAGGCCGAGGCCGCGCGGGTGCTGCGCTCGGCCGCGCGGCGGGTCAACGCGCTGCCGCTGCACGATCAGATCTCCGAGGGCGAGTCGCTCAACGAGGTGATGATCTACGGGCAGCTGCGCTCGACGATCGTCGACCTCCTGCAGGTCGCGGGTCTCTCGCGCACCTCGGCCGTCGCGCAGATGCACGACGTGCCCCACCCCCGGCGTCCGCTGCCGGCGGAGCCGGCCGCGGAACCGACGGCCGATCCGGCGCCGAAGGCCGAAGGGCTCAGCTGA
- a CDS encoding DUF3151 domain-containing protein: protein MTSFGDLLSPPPVLLDIDEEPELQLNQGRPAAEVAADTPTSSLAWAVLAESALEADQAVTAYAYARTGYHRGLDQLRRQGWRGFGPVPYSHENNRGFLRAVAALARAAKSIGEEDEYLRCLDLLNDCDPEAAGALGLGA, encoded by the coding sequence ATGACGTCCTTCGGAGATCTCCTCAGCCCGCCCCCGGTCCTGCTCGACATCGACGAAGAGCCGGAACTGCAACTGAACCAGGGCCGCCCGGCGGCCGAGGTCGCCGCGGACACCCCCACCTCGTCGCTGGCGTGGGCCGTCCTGGCGGAGTCCGCGCTCGAGGCCGATCAGGCGGTCACCGCCTACGCCTACGCCCGCACCGGCTACCACCGCGGCCTGGACCAGCTGCGCCGCCAGGGCTGGCGCGGATTCGGCCCGGTGCCCTACAGCCACGAGAACAACCGCGGATTCCTGCGGGCCGTGGCCGCCCTCGCGCGCGCCGCGAAGTCGATCGGCGAAGAGGACGAGTACCTCCGCTGCCTGGACCTGTTGAACGACTGTGACCCCGAAGCCGCCGGCGCTCTCGGACTCGGCGCGTAG
- the fbaA gene encoding class II fructose-bisphosphate aldolase, protein MPIATPEAYREMLDRAREGGYAYPAINCTSSETINAAIKGFADAGSDGIIQFSTGGSEFGSGLGVKDMVVGAVALAEFAHVVAAQYDVTVALHTDHCPKDKLDTYVRPLLAISQERVDNGQNPLFQSHMWDGSAVPLEENLEIAQELLAKSKAANIILEIEIGVVGGEEDGVENEINDKLFTSDEDFAKTVDALGTDGYLLAATFGNVHGVYKPGNVKLRPTVLRDGQAVAAKKLGLPEGSKPFEFVFHGGSGSLKSEIEESLSYGVVKMNVDTDTQYAFTRPVAGHMFSNYDGVLKIDGEVGNKKTYDPRAYLKKAETSMAERVVEACNDLHSAGKSISAK, encoded by the coding sequence TCGCGAGGGCGGTTACGCCTACCCGGCGATCAACTGCACGTCGAGCGAGACGATCAATGCCGCGATCAAGGGGTTCGCCGACGCGGGCAGTGACGGCATCATCCAGTTCTCGACGGGCGGTTCGGAGTTCGGTTCCGGCCTGGGCGTCAAGGACATGGTCGTCGGCGCGGTCGCGCTCGCCGAGTTCGCGCACGTCGTGGCGGCCCAGTACGACGTGACCGTCGCGCTGCACACCGACCACTGCCCGAAGGACAAGCTGGACACCTACGTGCGGCCGCTGCTCGCGATCTCGCAGGAGCGCGTCGACAACGGGCAGAACCCGCTGTTCCAGTCGCACATGTGGGACGGCTCGGCGGTGCCGCTGGAGGAGAACCTGGAGATCGCGCAGGAGCTGCTGGCCAAGTCGAAGGCCGCCAACATCATCCTGGAGATCGAGATCGGCGTGGTCGGCGGCGAGGAGGACGGCGTCGAGAACGAGATCAACGACAAGCTGTTCACCTCCGACGAGGACTTCGCGAAGACCGTCGACGCGCTGGGCACGGACGGTTACCTGCTGGCCGCCACGTTCGGCAACGTCCACGGCGTCTACAAGCCGGGCAACGTCAAGCTGCGCCCGACCGTCCTGCGCGACGGCCAGGCCGTGGCCGCGAAGAAGCTGGGCCTGCCCGAGGGCAGCAAGCCGTTCGAGTTCGTCTTCCACGGCGGTTCGGGTTCGCTCAAGAGCGAGATCGAGGAGTCGCTGAGCTACGGCGTGGTGAAGATGAACGTCGACACCGATACCCAGTACGCCTTCACCCGCCCCGTCGCGGGCCATATGTTCAGCAACTACGACGGCGTCCTGAAGATCGACGGCGAGGTCGGCAACAAGAAGACCTACGATCCGCGCGCCTACCTGAAGAAGGCCGAGACCTCGATGGCCGAGCGTGTCGTCGAGGCCTGCAACGACCTGCACTCCGCCGGCAAGTCGATCAGCGCGAAGTAG